In Populus trichocarpa isolate Nisqually-1 chromosome 12, P.trichocarpa_v4.1, whole genome shotgun sequence, a genomic segment contains:
- the LOC7484756 gene encoding ent-kaurenoic acid oxidase 1 isoform X1 — protein MEITIGVLLACIIGSLPLLGLLTWWCNEIWYVLPLKFQLSGTATKLPPGHLGFPFVGEMLTFLWYFKILGRPDDFINSKRRRYGDGVGLYRTHLFGTPSIVACFPAVSKFIFQSNDIFILKWPSVDILGQKSLVVAQGEVHKRLRNHVTNAITRPDALCRIAVLVQPRLVAALQSWVDKRRINTYKEIKKVTFENIGKLFVGLQPGQQLDAIDELFKGLLRGIRAYPLNIPGTAYRHAMQCKKKLDAIFRGELEKKKRQHESEKTNDLMDGLMQIEDDEGSQYLSDQEVLDNIVGLVVAGYESTSVASTWAIYYLAKYPHVLAKLREENTALCKNNKGDFITLEDVAKLKYTNKVVEETIRMANIAAFIFRMATREVEYKGYKIPKNWKVIVWARYFHTNPENFEDPMCFNPDRWNEPARPGTYQVFGNGSRICPGNKLARLQLALFLHHLSIGYKWELLNPDADMIYLSHPLPIDGVEIVFDKI, from the exons ATGGAAATTACAATAGGTGTATTATTAGCCTGCATTATTGGATCCCTGCCGTTGTTGGGTTTACTAACGTGGTGGTGTAACGAGATATGGTACGTTCTCCCTCTGAAATTTCAACTTTCCGGTACTGCTACGAAGTTACCACCTGGCCACCTGGGATTTCCCTTTGTTGGCGAGATGCTTACCTTCCTCTGGTACTTCAAAATTCTTGGCCGCCCAGATGATTTCATCAATTCCAAGAGACGCCG GTACGGCGACGGAGTAGGACTGTACAGAACCCACCTTTTTGGAACACCGTCAATTGTAGCATGTTTCCCAGCAGTCAGTAAATTCATTTTCCAATCAAAtgacatatttattttgaagtgGCCAAGCGTGGATATTTTAGGCCAGAAGTCTTTGGTAGTAGCTCAGGGAGAGGTCCATAAAAGACTTAGAAACCACGTTACTAATGCTATCACTCGGCCAGATGCTCTTTGCCGCATAGCTGTTCTCGTACAGCCGAGGTTGGTAGCTGCCCTCCAGTCATGGGTCGATAAGCGTAGAATCAATACTTACAAGGAGATTAAAAAG GTAACCTTCGAGAACATTGGGAAATTATTCGTAGGCTTGCAACCGGGACAGCAGTTGGATGCCATAGATGAGTTGTTTAAGGGGTTGCTCCGTGGAATTAGAGCTTACCCATTGAACATTCCTGGAACTGCCTATCGCCATGCTATGCAG TGCAAGAAGAAGCTTGACGCAATATTCAGAGGGGAacttgagaagaagaaaaggcaacACGAGTCTGAGAAGACAAATGATCTAATGGATGGACTGATGCAAATTGAAGACGATGAAGGAAGTCAATATTTAAGTGATCAAGAGGTGCTAGACAACATTGTTGGCCTTGTTGTTGCTGGGTATGAGTCTACGTCCGTTGCTTCAACGTGGGCTATTTACTATCTTGCTAAGTATCCTCATGTCCTTGCAAAGCTACGG gaGGAGAACACTGCTCTATGCAAGAACAATAAAGGAGATTTCATTACACTCGAAGATGTTGCTAAACTCAAGTACACAAACAAG GTGGTGGAAGAAACTATAAGAATGGCCAACATTGCAGCGTTTATTTTTAGAATGGCCACCAGAGAAGTTGAGTATAAAG GTTATAAGATACCGAAGAATTGGAAAGTGATTGTCTGGGCTCGATACTTCCATACAAATCCTGAAAATTTTGAGGATCCTATGTGCTTCAACCCAGACAGATGGAAT GAACCGGCAAGGCCAGGAACGTATCAAGTTTTTGGTAATGGATCTAGAATCTGTCCAGGAAACAAGCTTGCTCGCCTACAACTGGCACTTTTTTTACATCATTTGTCTATAGGATACAA GTGGGAACTACTTAATCCTGACGCTGACATGATTTATCTTTCACATCCATTGCCAATTGATGGGGTTGAGATTGTATTCGACAAGATTTAG
- the LOC7484756 gene encoding ent-kaurenoic acid oxidase 1 isoform X3 has protein sequence MEITIGVLLACIIGSLPLLGLLTWWCNEIWYVLPLKFQLSGTATKLPPGHLGFPFVGEMLTFLWYFKILGRPDDFINSKRRRYGDGVGLYRTHLFGTPSIVACFPAVSKFIFQSNDIFILKWPSVDILGQKSLVVAQGEVHKRLRNHVTNAITRPDALCRIAVLVQPRLVAALQSWVDKRRINTYKEIKKVTFENIGKLFVGLQPGQQLDAIDELFKGLLRGIRAYPLNIPGTAYRHAMQCKKKLDAIFRGELEKKKRQHESEKTNDLMDGLMQIEDDEGSQYLSDQEVLDNIVGLVVAGYESTSVASTWAIYYLAKYPHVLAKLREENTALCKNNKGDFITLEDVAKLKYTNKVVEETIRMANIAAFIFRMATREVEYKGYKIPKNWKVIIWARYFHTNPENFEDPMCFNPDRWNEPARPGTYQVFGNGSRICPGNMLARLQLALFLHHLCVGYKWELLNPDADMVYLSHQMPVDGVEIVFDKI, from the exons ATGGAAATTACAATAGGTGTATTATTAGCCTGCATTATTGGATCCCTGCCGTTGTTGGGTTTACTAACGTGGTGGTGTAACGAGATATGGTACGTTCTCCCTCTGAAATTTCAACTTTCCGGTACTGCTACGAAGTTACCACCTGGCCACCTGGGATTTCCCTTTGTTGGCGAGATGCTTACCTTCCTCTGGTACTTCAAAATTCTTGGCCGCCCAGATGATTTCATCAATTCCAAGAGACGCCG GTACGGCGACGGAGTAGGACTGTACAGAACCCACCTTTTTGGAACACCGTCAATTGTAGCATGTTTCCCAGCAGTCAGTAAATTCATTTTCCAATCAAAtgacatatttattttgaagtgGCCAAGCGTGGATATTTTAGGCCAGAAGTCTTTGGTAGTAGCTCAGGGAGAGGTCCATAAAAGACTTAGAAACCACGTTACTAATGCTATCACTCGGCCAGATGCTCTTTGCCGCATAGCTGTTCTCGTACAGCCGAGGTTGGTAGCTGCCCTCCAGTCATGGGTCGATAAGCGTAGAATCAATACTTACAAGGAGATTAAAAAG GTAACCTTCGAGAACATTGGGAAATTATTCGTAGGCTTGCAACCGGGACAGCAGTTGGATGCCATAGATGAGTTGTTTAAGGGGTTGCTCCGTGGAATTAGAGCTTACCCATTGAACATTCCTGGAACTGCCTATCGCCATGCTATGCAG TGCAAGAAGAAGCTTGACGCAATATTCAGAGGGGAacttgagaagaagaaaaggcaacACGAGTCTGAGAAGACAAATGATCTAATGGATGGACTGATGCAAATTGAAGACGATGAAGGAAGTCAATATTTAAGTGATCAAGAGGTGCTAGACAACATTGTTGGCCTTGTTGTTGCTGGGTATGAGTCTACGTCCGTTGCTTCAACGTGGGCTATTTACTATCTTGCTAAGTATCCTCATGTCCTTGCAAAGCTACGG gaGGAGAACACTGCTCTATGCAAGAACAATAAAGGAGATTTCATTACACTCGAAGATGTTGCTAAACTCAAGTACACAAACAAG GTGGTGGAAGAAACTATAAGAATGGCCAACATTGCAGCGTTTATTTTTAGAATGGCCACCAGAGAAGTTGAGTATAAAG GTTATAAGATACCGAAGAATTGGAAAGTGATTATCTGGGCTCGATACTTCCATACAAATCCTGAAAATTTTGAGGATCCTATGTGCTTCAACCCAGACAGATGGAAT GAACCGGCAAGGCCTGGAACGTATCAAGTTTTTGGTAATGGATCGAGAATCTGTCCAGGAAACATGCTTGCTCGCCTACAACTGGCACTTTTTTTACATCATTTGTGTGTAGGATACAA GTGGGAACTACTTAATCCTGATGCTGACATGGTTTATCTTTCACATCAAATGCCAGTTGATGGGGTTGAGATTGTATTCGACAAGATTTAG
- the LOC7484756 gene encoding ent-kaurenoic acid oxidase 1 isoform X2, with protein sequence MEITIGVLLACIIGSLPLLGLLTWWCNEIWYVLPLKFQLSGTATKLPPGHLGFPFVGEMLTFLWYFKILGRPDDFINSKRRRYGDGVGLYRTHLFGTPSIVACFPAVSKFIFQSNDIFILKWPSVDILGQKSLVVAQGEVHKRLRNHVTNAITRPDALCRIAVLVQPRLVAALQSWVDKRRINTYKEIKKVTFENIGKLFVGLQPGQQLDAIDELFKGLLRGIRAYPLNIPGTAYRHAMQCKKKLDAIFRGELEKKKRQHESEKTNDLMDGLMQIEDDEGSQYLSDQEVLDNIVGLVVAGYESTSVASTWAIYYLAKYPHVLAKLREENTALCKNNKGDFITLEDVAKLKYTNKVVEETIRMANIAAFIFRMATREVEYKGYKIPKNWKVIVWARYFHTNPENFEDPMCFNPDRWNEPARPGTYQVFGNGSRICPGNKLARLQLALFLHHLSIGYKWELLNPDADMVYLSHQMPVDGVEIVFDKI encoded by the exons ATGGAAATTACAATAGGTGTATTATTAGCCTGCATTATTGGATCCCTGCCGTTGTTGGGTTTACTAACGTGGTGGTGTAACGAGATATGGTACGTTCTCCCTCTGAAATTTCAACTTTCCGGTACTGCTACGAAGTTACCACCTGGCCACCTGGGATTTCCCTTTGTTGGCGAGATGCTTACCTTCCTCTGGTACTTCAAAATTCTTGGCCGCCCAGATGATTTCATCAATTCCAAGAGACGCCG GTACGGCGACGGAGTAGGACTGTACAGAACCCACCTTTTTGGAACACCGTCAATTGTAGCATGTTTCCCAGCAGTCAGTAAATTCATTTTCCAATCAAAtgacatatttattttgaagtgGCCAAGCGTGGATATTTTAGGCCAGAAGTCTTTGGTAGTAGCTCAGGGAGAGGTCCATAAAAGACTTAGAAACCACGTTACTAATGCTATCACTCGGCCAGATGCTCTTTGCCGCATAGCTGTTCTCGTACAGCCGAGGTTGGTAGCTGCCCTCCAGTCATGGGTCGATAAGCGTAGAATCAATACTTACAAGGAGATTAAAAAG GTAACCTTCGAGAACATTGGGAAATTATTCGTAGGCTTGCAACCGGGACAGCAGTTGGATGCCATAGATGAGTTGTTTAAGGGGTTGCTCCGTGGAATTAGAGCTTACCCATTGAACATTCCTGGAACTGCCTATCGCCATGCTATGCAG TGCAAGAAGAAGCTTGACGCAATATTCAGAGGGGAacttgagaagaagaaaaggcaacACGAGTCTGAGAAGACAAATGATCTAATGGATGGACTGATGCAAATTGAAGACGATGAAGGAAGTCAATATTTAAGTGATCAAGAGGTGCTAGACAACATTGTTGGCCTTGTTGTTGCTGGGTATGAGTCTACGTCCGTTGCTTCAACGTGGGCTATTTACTATCTTGCTAAGTATCCTCATGTCCTTGCAAAGCTACGG gaGGAGAACACTGCTCTATGCAAGAACAATAAAGGAGATTTCATTACACTCGAAGATGTTGCTAAACTCAAGTACACAAACAAG GTGGTGGAAGAAACTATAAGAATGGCCAACATTGCAGCGTTTATTTTTAGAATGGCCACCAGAGAAGTTGAGTATAAAG GTTATAAGATACCGAAGAATTGGAAAGTGATTGTCTGGGCTCGATACTTCCATACAAATCCTGAAAATTTTGAGGATCCTATGTGCTTCAACCCAGACAGATGGAAT GAACCGGCAAGGCCAGGAACGTATCAAGTTTTTGGTAATGGATCTAGAATCTGTCCAGGAAACAAGCTTGCTCGCCTACAACTGGCACTTTTTTTACATCATTTGTCTATAGGATACAA GTGGGAACTACTTAATCCTGATGCTGACATGGTTTATCTTTCACATCAAATGCCAGTTGATGGGGTTGAGATTGTATTCGACAAGATTTAG